A genomic region of Torulaspora delbrueckii CBS 1146 chromosome 7, complete genome contains the following coding sequences:
- the TDEL0G04280 gene encoding uncharacterized protein (similar to Saccharomyces cerevisiae PLB2 (YMR006C); ancestral locus Anc_6.41): protein MKVSSLTSLLAVSALADAWSPSNGYAPSRVNCEEDIQLVRKADGLSSNETQWLEKRDANTREALQSFLERATANFSDNALVSQLFDLSDDSNVPRIAVACSGGGYRAMLSGAGMLSAMDNRTEGANAHGLGGLLQSTTYLAGLSGGAWLVGSLAWNNWTSVQDIVDHTSEKGSIWDITNSLGQGGTNITATNQTWSDIMRAVTTKQMAGFNVTLADYWGRGLSYGFFPSLPEGGVGYTWSSLRSSDVFKNGEMPFPITVADFRKPYSEIAYGNTTIFEFNPFEMGSWDDSLQAFTDVKYLGTKAFNGTPVNKGQCVAGFDNTGFVLGTSSTLFTPSMSSAVGLLLNGGAVGEIFAKAMANDTNDVANYAPNPFKGVTFGSETEKYLTEDYLYLVDGGEDNEVIPFVPLLQPDRAMDVIFALDSSSDTAQAWPNGSALTTTYERQFTSQGDGIAFPHVPGPEIFELLRLNKQPTFFGCDAGNLTDLEYIPPLVVYIPNSPYSFNSNQSTLKLSYSGQERLSMIKNGFEITTRGNLTQDPGFAGCIACAIMRRQQENVNATLPQECQECFANYCWTGEVTSSNMSLPDGSSSYNNTSSTHLTSTLSPSSSISQSSSASPTATISSSTNHNSANILRQSASYGKSIITLLCILMIVSISF from the coding sequence ATGAAAGTCTCTAGTTTGACGTCGTTATTAGCGGTTTCTGCTCTAGCGGATGCTTGGTCTCCAAGTAATGGTTACGCTCCAAGTCGAGTGAATTGCGAGGAAGATATTCAGTTAGTGAGAAAGGCTGATGGGctgtcttcaaatgaaaCGCAGTGGCTGGAGAAAAGAGATGCTAACACCAGGGAAGCACTACAGTCGTTCCTCGAACGGGCAACCGCCAATTTCTCCGACAATGCCTTAGTTTCACAGCTCTTTGACCTTAGTGATGACTCAAATGTGCCAAGAATCGCTGTGGCATGTTCTGGAGGTGGATACCGTGCTATGCTAAGCGGTGCCGGCATGCTTTCTGCGATGGACAATAGAACCGAAGGTGCCAATGCGCACGGCTTAGGTGGTCTATTACAAAGTACTACTTACTTAGCAGGTTTAAGCGGTGGTGCGTGGCTGGTGGGAAGCCTAGCATGGAATAACTGGACTTCTGTTCAAGATATCGTCGATCACACCTCTGAAAAGGGCTCTATTTGGGATATTACAAATTCTTTGGGCCAAGGCGGTACTAATATCACTGCTACCAACCAAACATGGTCTGATATCATGAGAGCTGTCACTACTAAGCAGATGGCAGGGTTCAATGTGACACTCGCTGACTACTGGGGTCGAGGTCTATCGTACGGGTTCTTCCCATCGCTTCCTGAAGGAGGCGTCGGTTATACCTGGTCctctttgagaagttcaGATGTATTCAAGAATGGTGAGATGCCATTCCCTATCACTGTTGCTGATTTTAGAAAGCCCTACTCCGAAATTGCTTACGGAAACACTACCATCTTTGAGTTTAATCCTTTCGAGATGGGATCTTGGGATGATAGTTTGCAAGCATTCACAGACGTCAAGTATTTAGGAACTAAGGCATTCAATGGTACTCCAGTCAATAAGGGTCAGTGTGTTGCGGGATTTGACAACACTGGATTTGTTCTCGGAACTTCCTCCACATTATTTACTCCATCTATGTCATCGGCAGTCGGTTTATTACTCAATGGCGGGGCAGTGGGAGAAATTTTTGCAAAGGCTATGGCAAATGATACAAATGACGTGGCTAATTATGCTCCAAACCCTTTCAAAGGTGTTACCTTTGGAAGTGAGACAGAAAAGTACTTGACCGAAGACTACCTGTACCTCGTTGATGGTGGGGAAGACAACGAAGTTATCCCATTTGTGCCTTTGTTACAACCAGATAGAGCCATGGATGTCATTTTTGCCTTGGATAGTTCATCAGATACCGCCCAGGCTTGGCCCAATGGATCGGCTCTAACCACTACTTACGAGCGTCAATTTACTTCTCAAGGTGACGGTATAGCTTTTCCACATGTTCCAGGTCCAGAAATCTTTGAGCTATTGCGTCTAAATAAACAGCCAACTTTTTTTGGCTGTGACGCAGGTAACTTGACAGACCTGGAGTACATCCCACCTTTGGTTGTTTACATTCCAAACTCCCCATATTCTTTTAACAGTAACCAAAGCACCTTAAAGTTGTCGTACTCAGGACAGGAGAGGCTAAGTATGATCAAAAATGGTTTTGAAATCACCACAAGAGGCAACTTGACCCAGGATCCAGGTTTTGCTGGATGCATTGCCTGTGCAATCATGAGGAGACAACAAGAAAACGTCAACGCCACTTTACCACAAGAATGCCAAGAATGTTTTGCCAATTACTGTTGGACCGGTGAGGTCACCAGCTCTAACATGTCCTTGCCAGATGGTTCATCGTCATACAATAATACTAGCTCTACTCATTTGACCAGTACCTTGAGTCCATCGTCCAGTATTTCTCAATCTTCGTCAGCTTCACCTACTGCAACGATTTCGTCATCAACCAACCATAACAGTGCGAACATCCTTAGACAATCTGCCAGTTACGGAAAGAGCATTATAACCTTGCTCTGCATCTTGATGATTGTAAGCATCAGCTTCTGA
- the HRD1 gene encoding E3 ubiquitin-protein ligase HRD1 (similar to Saccharomyces cerevisiae HRD1 (YOL013C); ancestral locus Anc_6.45), whose protein sequence is MAISETRKRQFIVFSIFVYALTIYSVYNATRTSISFLQTVLRLTEGFNIVIITVFFTLNSVLLWKLSTSLLFGSLRLIEYEHIFERLPFTIINTMLMSSMFSEHDFLTVAIYGLLLLFMKVFHWILRDRLEALLQTIQESTTLSDLIFTRFTFNLVLLAIADYQIISHCVSNSLDNSFGASASVHLMMGMEFALLLIDLLNTTLHAALCFYEFYQSQTHGRRNAVNDDEDDTQFSGLEGKFIYERVIDISTRFLKTVLHALLLVPFRMPIMLIKDVLWDCLTLHQNAKGLWKIWRNNKQLDDKLPTMSEDQLRNIDNMCIICMDELIPEQDEGHTRNTKNKPKRLPCGHVLHLYCLKNWMERSQTCPICRLAVFDEMGNVVQSTVPTTAEVTPTDEINVPETVVERSQEQIQDNQQQMGEGQVAVLDSWYSFPVEETSENLVTFSMKNSATNETVPASLLIERTNASERYDDDDDQVETIIIPDEVVDQAQTIENLKRRVSELESQVEHLNKRVRKD, encoded by the coding sequence ATGGCAATTTCAGAGACTAGGAAAAGACAGTTTATAGTCTTTTCCATCTTTGTCTATGCTCTCACAATTTATTCCGTTTACAATGCAACTAGAACGAGTATTTCATTCTTACAAACTGTGTTAAGGCTCACCGAAGGTTTCAACATTGTTATCATAACAGTTTTCTTTACACTCAATTCGGTTCTACTATGGAAACTATCTACATCGTTACTATTTGGTAGTTTAAGGCTCATAGAGTATGAAcatatctttgaaaggctACCCTTTACCATCATTAACACAATGCTTATGTCCTCGATGTTTAGCGAGCATGATTTTTTGACAGTGGCTATCTATGGATTGCTCTTGCTCTTCATGAAAGTGTTTCATTGGATATTACGAGATAGGTTGGAAGCACTTTTGCAGACTATTCAGGAGTCCACAACGCTGAGCGACCTTATCTTCACTAGGTTCACATTTAATTTGGTATTGCTTGCTATCGCGGATTATCAGATCATCTCACACTGTGTTAGCAATTCGCTGGACAACAGTTTTGGTGCGTCTGCCTCTGTTCATTTGATGATGGGGATGGAATTCGCTTTACTATTGATCGATTTACTGAATACTACGCTTCATGCTGCACTCTGTTTCTATGAATTTTACCAATCGCAAACCCATGGCCGTCGTAACGCtgtcaatgatgatgaagatgatacGCAATTTTCTGGGTTAGAAGGTAAATTTATCTACGAGAGAGTTATAGATATCTCCACTAGATTCTTGAAGACAGTTTTGCATGCATTATTATTGGTCCCCTTCAGAATGCCAATCATGCTAATAAAGGATGTATTGTGGGATTGTTTAACGCTTCATCAAAATGCAAAGGGCCTAtggaagatttggagaaataaTAAACAACTGGATGATAAATTACCTACAATGTCggaagatcaattgagaaaTATAGATAACATGTGTATCATCTGTATGGATGAACTTATCCCAGAGCAAGATGAAGGCCATACTCGCAATACAAAGAATAAACCAAAAAGACTTCCCTGTGGTCATGTTCTACACTTGTATTGTCTCAAAAATTGGATGGAAAGATCGCAAACATGCCCAATTTGCAGATTGGCAGtctttgatgaaatggGTAACGTCGTTCAATCTACTGTCCCTACAACTGCAGAAGTAACTCCTACAGATGAGATAAATGTGCCTGAAACAGTTGTCGAGAGATCGCAAGAGCAAATACAGGACAATCAGCAGCAAATGGGAGAGGGCCAAGTTGCTGTTTTAGATTCTTGGTATTCATTTCccgttgaagaaacaagCGAAAATTTAGTAACTTTCAGCATGAAGAACTCTGCGACGAACGAAACTGTACCCGCGTCACTCCTCATAGAGCGTACGAATGCGAGTGAACgttatgatgatgatgatgaccAGGTGGAAACGATTATCATCCCAGATGAAGTCGTTGACCAAGCACAAACCATCGAGAACCTAAAGAGGCGGGTTTCCGAATTGGAGAGTCAAGTGGAGCACCTTAATAAAAGAGTAAGGAAGGATTAA
- the TDEL0G04270 gene encoding lysophospholipase family protein (similar to Saccharomyces cerevisiae PLB1 (YMR008C) and PLB3 (YOL011W); ancestral locus Anc_6.42) → MNLKEWLLFSIAVFFAQGTLAWSPSNSYTPANVSCDEDINLIRQASGPSDDETEWLKKRDVYTREALRSFLDRATSNFSDSSLVSQLFSNASDIPRIAVACSGGGYRAMLSGAGMLAAMDNRTDGANEHGLGGLLQSTTYLAGLSGGNWLVGTLAWNNWTSVQDIVNNMTADDSIWDISNSIINPGGFMIVTTIKRWDHISDAVEGKQDAGFNVSLTDIWGRALSYNFFPSLYSGDVAYTWSTLRDVEVFQNGEMPFPISVADGRYPGTQIIDLNATVFEFNPFEMGSWDPTLNAFTDVKYLGTKVSNGEPVNKGQCVAGYDNTGFIMGTSSSLFNQFLLQINSTSLPSFIKNLVTGFLDDLSEDEDDIAIYAPNPFKDTSYIHDNFSKSISESDYLYLVDGGEDNQNIPLVPLVQDERNIDVIFALDNSADTDYYWPDGASLVSTYERQFSSQGMNMSFPYVPDKRTFVNLGLADKPSFFGCDAQNLTDLNYIPPLVVYIPNARHSYNSNTSTFKLSYTDDERLKMIKNGFEAATRGNLTDDSSFMGCVACAVMRRKQQSLNATLPEECNTCFTNYCWNGTIDDTPVSGLDNSDFDPTAASSAYSAYNTESYSSSSATGSKKNGAGLPASPTSFTSVLTLLTAIAGFL, encoded by the coding sequence ATGAATCTTAAAGAGTGGCTATTGTTCTCGATAGCAGTATTCTTTGCTCAAGGCACTCTTGCCTGGTCTCCTTCCAATAGTTATACTCCCGCAAACGTTAGTTGCGACGAGGATATCAATTTGATTAGACAGGCTTCAGGACcttctgatgatgaaacTGAATGgttaaagaaaagagaCGTATACACTAGAGAAGCACTTAGATCATTCTTAGATCGTGCTACtagtaatttttcagatagTTCATTAGTCTCTCAATTGTTCTCCAATGCTTCAGATATTCCTAGAATTGCTGTTGCGTGTTCCGGTGGTGGGTACCGTGCTATGTTAAGTGGTGCAGGTATGCTGGCCGCGATGGATAATAGAACGGATGGTGCCAATGAACATGGTCTGGGTggtcttttgcaaagtactACATATTTGGCAGGGTTAAGTGGTGGTAATTGGTTAGTTGGAACTTTGGCATGGAATAATTGGACCTCTGTGCAGGATATTGTCAATAATATGACCGCGGATGACTCTATTTGGGATATTTCCAATTCGATTATTAATCCTGGTGGGTTCATGATCGTTACTACGATCAAGAGATGGGATCACATCTCTGATGCAGTCGAGGGTAAACAGGATGCAGGGTTCAATGTCAGTTTGACCGATATTTGGGGTCGTGCGCTTTCTTATAACTTCTTCCCAAGTTTGTACAGTGGTGATGTCGCCTATACATGGTCTACTTTGAGGGATGTCGAGGTGTTCCAAAACGGTGAAATGCCATTCCCAATCTCGGTTGCTGACGGTAGATACCCTGGTACCCAAATTATCGATTTGAACGCTACTGTCTTCGAATTCAACCCATTTGAGATGGGTTCTTGGGATCCTACTTTGAACGCTTTCACCGATGTCAAGTATCTCGGAACAAAGGTCTCCAACGGTGAACCTGTTAACAAGGGCCAATGCGTTGCTGGTTACGATAATACGGGATTCATCATGGgtacttcatcttctttattcaatcaatttttgttaCAGATCAATTCGACCTCATTACCaagtttcatcaaaaacttgGTCACTGGTTTCCTGGATGACCTGTccgaggatgaagacgatATCGCCATCTATGCACCAAATCCTTTCAAGGACACATCGTACATTCACgacaatttctcaaaatcgATCTCTGAATCGGACTATCTGTATTTGGTCGATGGTGGTGAGGATAATCAAAATATTCCATTGGTGCCTTTAGTCCAGGATGAACGTAATATCGATGTTATCTTTGCCCTCGATAATTCTGCAGACACTGACTACTATTGGCCCGATGGTGCGTCTTTGGTCTCTACTTATGAGCGTCAGTTCAGTTCTCAAGGTATGAACATGTCATTCCCATATGTCCCTGACAAAAGAACTTTTGTTAACTTAGGTTTGGCTGACAAGCCAAGTTTCTTCGGTTGTGATGCCCAAAATTTAACTGACCTGAACTACATTCCACCTTTGGTGGTCTATATCCCTAACGCAAGGCATTCCTACAACAGTAACACCAGTACTTTCAAGCTTTCTTACACTGATGACGAAcgtttgaagatgatcaagaatGGGTTCGAGGCTGCCACAAGAGGCAACTTGACTGACGATTCCTCGTTTATGGGTTGTGTCGCCTGTGCAGTGATGAGACGTAAGCAGCAGAGTTTGAATGCCACTTTGCCAGAAGAATGTAATACTTGTTTCACCAATTACTGCTGGAATGGTACCATTGATGACACTCCAGTCTCTGGGCTAGATAATAGTGATTTTGACCCTACAGCAGCATCTTCTGCCTACAGCGCTTACAACACAGAAAGCTACAGTTCTTCATCGGCTACGGGATCTAAGAAAAACGGTGCCGGCCTTCCTGCCAGTCCAACGTCCTTCACCTCTGTACTCACTCTGCTCACAGCCATCGCAGGCTTCCTATGA
- the RRN11 gene encoding Rrn11p (similar to Saccharomyces cerevisiae RRN11 (YML043C); ancestral locus Anc_6.46): MFEQPVALTTRRLRNAKKLRYQYVNNLSAKFNRLERITNTNGLPTPENSAAESSENEEALQRKKKRIRRRLKSAAGESYSDSESDEVDNNHDNEVVEDEEEDQERKFLNNYELPQESFEKWQDDPSKRVPIQRSKISFTKYQRLRRHAKRKMNTSIDLASKRNKIYMDTISEGFEMVDPVDGKPDTFQMKHISILTTLLHLHVSRREWDAAYTCFALLIRVPKVDIRNIWGIGDLILREREPIKSLEFLSWMSSVYSSRSAFAEDVNHRTPPVFTKGSKTHVPKFATTWMWESLIQCTKNSLETGELEQIESNDGLQDLIERISEMVLAPPYMDASEVWFIYGLCHLIKADILSNQFDGRLAGSARDIASNQVIQHIQRTKSCLQTCLSKGDFKYPKRYIERQLEEFEKRLDRQEDTPDDSDHEVESLHDKLDTQSIESDDDSS, encoded by the coding sequence ATGTTCGAACAACCTGTAGCACTGACGACTAGGAGATTGAGAAATGCCAAAAAACTTCGTTATCAATATGTTAACAACCTTTCTGCAAAATTCAATCGACTGGAGAGAATAACAAATACTAATGGGCTACCGACACCTGAAAACTCTGCTGCTGAAAGTAGcgagaatgaagaagccttacaaaggaagaaaaaacgGAtacgaagaagattgaaaagtgcTGCTGGTGAAAGTTATAGCGACTCGGAATCTGACGAAGTGGATAACAACCATGACAATGAAGTTGtcgaggatgaagaggaagatcaagaacGGAAATTTCTCAATAATTATGAGCTGCCACAAGAAAGCTTTGAGAAATGGCAAGATGATCCTAGTAAAAGAGTCCCgattcaaagaagtaaGATATCTTTCACAAAATATCAAAGGCTGCGAAGACACGCAAAACGAAAGATGAACACTTCGATCGATCTCGCATCAAAACGGAATAAAATATACATGGACACTATTAGTGAAGGTTTTGAAATGGTCGACCCGGTAGACGGGAAGCCCGACACCTTCCAAATGAAGCATATTAGCATATTAACAACACTTCTGCATTTACACGTATCCCGTCGAGAATGGGATGCTGCCTATACCTGCTTTGCCCTGTTGATTAGAGTACCAAAAGTCGATATCAGAAATATTTGGGGCATAGGAGATTTGATCTTACGTGAAAGAGAGCCCATAAAATCACTGGAATTCCTCTCATGGATGAGCAGTGTTTATTCGTCAAGATCAGCTTTCGCCGAAGACGTGAATCACAGAACACCCCCCGTTTTCACCAAGGGTTCCAAGACACATGTACCCAAGTTTGCTACTACATGGATGTGGGAATCACTCATACAGTGTACCAAGAACTCTCTGGAAACTGGAGAATTagaacaaattgaaagtAATGATGGATTACAAGACCTAATCGAAAGGATATCGGAGATGGTTTTGGCTCCACCATACATGGACGCATCCGAAGTTTGGTTCATCTATGGCTTATGCCACTTAATCAAGGCAGATATTTtatcaaatcaatttgatggCCGTTTAGCCGGTTCGGCTAGAGATATTGCCAGTAACCAAGTCATTCAACATATTCAAAGAACGAAGAGCTGCCTGCAGACTTGCTTATCAAAGGGTGATTTCAAATACCCCAAAAGATATATTGAAAGGCAACTCGAggagtttgaaaaaagatTAGATAGGCAAGAAGATACACCAGACGACTCTGACCACGAAGTTGAGTCACTGCATGACAAATTAGACACACAAAGCATAGAATCAGACGACGACAGTAGTTAA
- the HTZ1 gene encoding histone H2AZ (similar to Saccharomyces cerevisiae HTZ1 (YOL012C); ancestral locus Anc_6.43), with protein sequence MSGKVHGGKGKSGAKDGGNLRSQSSSARAGLQFPVGRIKRYLKRNASGKVRVGSKSAIYLTAVLEYLTAEVLELAGNAAKDLKVKRITPRHLQLAIRGDDELDSLIRATIASGGVLPHINKALLLKVEKRK encoded by the coding sequence ATGTCTGGGAAAGTACATGGTGGTAAAGGTAAATCAGGAGCCAAGGATGGTGGGAATTTAAGATCGcaatcttcatctgctagAGCAGGTTTGCAATTCCCCGTCGGTAGAATTAAACGTTATCTCAAAAGAAATGCCAGTGGTAAAGTAAGGGttggttcaaaatctgCTATATATCTTACTGCTGTCCTGGAATATTTGACCGCTGAAGTGCTCGAATTGGCCGGGAACGCAGcaaaggatttgaaagttaAGAGAATTACGCCAAGACATTTACAGTTGGCTATTAgaggtgatgatgaacttgatAGTCTAATTAGAGCCACTATTGCTTCTGGTGGTGTTCTACCACATATTAACAAAGCTTTGCTGCTGAAAGTGGAGAAAAGGAAGTAA
- the HSP60 gene encoding chaperone ATPase HSP60 (similar to Saccharomyces cerevisiae HSP60 (YLR259C); ancestral locus Anc_6.47), with product MLRSVVTRSRVSGLRSANLLRRCYSSHKEVKFGVDARASLLRGVETLADAVQATLGPKGRNVLIEQPFGAPKITKDGVTVAKSIVLEDKFENMGAKLLQEVASKTNEAAGDGTTSATVLGRAIFTESVKNVAAGCNPMDLRRGSQAAVEKVIEFLSQNKKEITTSEEIAQVATISANGDAHVGKLLASAMEKVGKEGVITIREGRTLEDELEVTEGMRFDRGFISPYFITDPKSGKVEFEKPLILISEKKISSIQDILPALEISNQSRRPLLILAEDVDGEALAACILNKLRGQVKVCAVKAPGFGDNRKNTLGDIAVLTGGTVFTEELDLKPEQCTIEQLGSCDSITITKEDTVVLNGNGSKDALETRVEQIKNSIDLTTTNSYEKEKLQERLAKLSGGVAVIRVGGASEVEVGEKKDRYDDALNATRAAVEEGILPGGGTALAKATRVLDEVKVDNFDQKLGVDIIRKAISRPARQIIENAGEEGSVIVGKMVDEYGSDFAKGYDSSKSEFTDMLAAGIIDPFKVVRSGLVDASGVASLLATTEVAIVDAPQPPSPGGAGIPGGMPGMPGMM from the coding sequence ATGTTGAGGTCCGTTGTTACTCGTTCTCGTGTTTCTGGTTTAAGATCGGCAAACCTTTTGCGCCGTTGTTACTCTTCTCATAAGGAAGTAAAGTTTGGTGTCGATGCTAgagcttctttgttgagaGGTGTGGAGACTTTGGCTGATGCTGTGCAGGCTACTCTAGGTCCAAAGGGTAGAAACGTGCTAATTGAACAACCATTTGGTGCTCCAAAGATCACCAAGGATGGTGTTACTGTTGCTAAGTCTATTGTTCTAGAGGACAAATTCGAAAACATGGGTGCGAAGTTGTTGCAAGAAGTTGCTTCAAAGACCAATGAAGCTGCTGGTGATGGTACCACTTCTGCTACTGTTTTAGGTAGAGCCATCTTTACCGAGTCGGTGAAGAACGTGGCTGCAGGTTGTAACCCAATGGACTTGAGAAGAGGTTCTCAAGCTGCTGTTGAGAAGGTCATTGAATTCTTGAGTCAAAATAAGAAAGAAATTACTACCTCTGAAGAGATTGCTCAAGTGGCTACTATCTCTGCTAACGGTGATGCTCACGTTGGTAAGCTATTAGCCTCCGCTATGGAGAAAGTCGGTAAGGAAGGTGTTATTACCATTAGGGAAGGCAGAACTTTGGAGGACGAATTGGAAGTCACCGAAGGTATGAGATTCGATCGTGGTTTCATCTCTCCATACTTTATCACCGATCCAAAATCTGGTAaagttgaatttgaaaagccATTGATCTTGATTAGcgaaaagaagatttcttccATTCAGGATATCTTGCcagctttggaaatttcCAACCAGTCTAGAAGACCACTTTTGATCCTTGCTGAGGACGTTGATGGTGAAGCTCTTGCTGCTTGTATCCTTAACAAATTGAGAGGTCAAGTCAAGGTTTGTGCCGTTAAGGCCCCAGGTTTCGGTGACAACAGAAAGAATACTTTGGGTGATATTGCTGTTTTGACCGGAGGTACTGTCTTCACTGAAGAGCTGGACCTAAAACCAGAACAATGCACAATCGAGCAACTAGGCTCTTGTGATTCTATCACCATTACTAAGGAAGACACCGTTGTATTGAACGGTAACGGTTCTAAGGATGCTCTTGAGACCAGAGTGGAACAAATCAAGAACTCTATAGATCTAACCACCACAAACTCTTATGAAAAGGAGAAGCTACAAGAACGTCTAGCTAAACTTTCCGGTGGTGTTGCCGTCATTAGAGTCGGCGGTGCTTCTGAAGTGGAAGttggtgaaaagaaggaTCGTTACGACGATGCTTTGAACGCTACCAGAGCCgctgttgaagaaggtaTCCTCCCAGGTGGTGGTACCGCTTTGGCCAAGGCTACTCGTGTCTTGGACGAAGTCAAGGTCGACAACTTTGACCAAAAACTAGGTGTGGATATTATCAGAAAGGCTATCTCTAGACCAGCTAGACAAATCATCGAGAACGCCGGTGAAGAAGGTTCCGTTATTGTTGGTAAAATGGTTGATGAGTATGGTAGTGATTTCGCCAAGGGTTACGACTCTTCGAAGAGCGAATTTACCGATATGTTAGCTGCTGGTATCATCGATCCTTTCAAGGTCGTGAGATCCGGTTTGGTTGATGCTTCTGGTGTTGCATCATTGCTAGCAACCACTGAAGTCGCCATTGTCGATGCTCCACAACCACCATCTCCAGGTGGCGCCGGTATTCCAGGTGGTATGCCAGGTATGCCAGGCATGATGTAG